A single region of the Bifidobacterium asteroides DSM 20089 genome encodes:
- the trpB gene encoding tryptophan synthase subunit beta: MTVLDELVAGAVEDARGRVQKIPLESLKQQVRSMKRTPLDAARLLRESVGIPIIAEIKRASPSKGYLADIKNPAALARQYANGGASAISVLTEGRRFLGSLEDLRQVRQAVGIPVLNKNFIVSDYQVWESRANGADMILLIVAALDDTRLKHLLALAGSLGMTALVETHDRQEIERAIAAGARVIGINARNLKDLSVDVDQYARLASNLPKDVVKVAESGVFGTVELEQYARAGADAVLIGEGLVTSQDQEGTVRLLVQAGHRFKAAEARPLSTHDGPYFGPYGGRFVPEALVGALDELERVYKEAKADPAFSEELNRLNRVYVGRPSALTPAPRFAKLISDRVGGQVRVFLKREDLNHTGAHKINNALGQGLLVKRMGKSRVIAETGAGQHGVATATVCALLGFKCRIYMGQIDARRQALNVARMRMLGAEVVEVTTGTRILKDAINEALRDWVTNVESTHYLLGTVAGPHPFPTIVRDFQKIIGEEASAQLSAYGIDHPDGVVACVGGGSNAIGIMNTFLDDPRVSLYAYEAGGNGPESGEHAIRLSPGTGQVGVFQGTKSYLLEDDQGQTMDTYSISAGLDYASVGPEHAWLHDMGRVKYDYATDKEAMQAFSDLCRTEGIIPALESSHALAGASKAAADLLRKGIRNPVILINISGRGDKDVATAGRRFGYLSEQEASALEAQAGHGKSGQTEEEAR, encoded by the coding sequence ATGACCGTCTTGGATGAACTGGTGGCCGGCGCCGTGGAAGATGCTAGGGGCCGGGTACAGAAGATTCCCTTGGAAAGCCTCAAGCAACAGGTCAGGAGCATGAAGCGCACACCCCTGGATGCCGCCCGACTGCTCAGGGAGAGCGTCGGCATTCCGATCATCGCAGAGATCAAGCGCGCCTCGCCCTCCAAGGGGTATCTTGCCGACATCAAAAATCCCGCCGCTCTGGCCCGGCAGTATGCCAACGGGGGCGCCTCGGCCATATCCGTCCTGACCGAGGGCAGACGCTTCCTGGGGTCCTTGGAGGATCTGCGGCAGGTCAGGCAGGCCGTGGGCATTCCCGTGCTTAACAAGAATTTCATCGTCTCCGACTACCAGGTCTGGGAGTCCAGGGCCAATGGCGCCGATATGATCCTGCTGATTGTCGCGGCCTTGGATGATACCCGCCTCAAGCACCTGCTAGCCCTGGCCGGGAGCCTGGGCATGACCGCCCTGGTCGAGACTCATGATCGTCAGGAGATCGAGCGGGCCATAGCGGCCGGTGCCAGGGTAATCGGCATTAACGCCCGGAACCTGAAGGACCTGAGCGTTGACGTTGACCAGTATGCCCGGCTGGCTTCCAACCTGCCCAAGGACGTGGTCAAGGTGGCCGAGTCCGGAGTGTTCGGGACGGTCGAGCTGGAGCAGTACGCCCGGGCAGGGGCCGATGCGGTCCTGATAGGGGAGGGTCTGGTCACCTCCCAGGACCAGGAGGGTACGGTCCGCTTGCTGGTCCAGGCCGGTCACCGCTTCAAGGCCGCCGAGGCCAGGCCCCTCTCGACACATGACGGTCCCTATTTCGGACCCTATGGCGGACGTTTCGTCCCCGAGGCCCTGGTGGGCGCCCTTGACGAGCTGGAGCGTGTCTACAAGGAGGCCAAGGCTGATCCGGCCTTCAGCGAGGAGCTGAACAGACTCAACCGGGTCTATGTGGGGCGTCCTTCGGCCCTGACCCCGGCTCCTCGCTTCGCCAAGCTGATCAGCGATCGGGTCGGCGGCCAGGTCAGGGTCTTCCTGAAGAGGGAGGACCTTAACCACACGGGCGCCCATAAGATCAACAATGCCCTGGGCCAAGGGCTCCTGGTCAAGCGCATGGGCAAGAGCCGTGTCATAGCGGAGACCGGCGCCGGGCAGCACGGCGTGGCAACCGCTACGGTCTGTGCCCTCCTGGGCTTCAAGTGCCGGATCTACATGGGGCAGATCGACGCGCGCAGGCAGGCCCTGAACGTGGCCAGGATGCGAATGCTGGGAGCTGAAGTCGTCGAGGTGACCACCGGGACCAGGATCCTCAAGGATGCCATCAACGAGGCCCTGCGCGACTGGGTGACCAACGTGGAGTCCACCCACTACCTGCTGGGTACGGTGGCCGGCCCCCACCCCTTCCCGACCATCGTCAGGGACTTTCAGAAGATCATCGGCGAAGAGGCCTCCGCTCAACTGTCTGCATATGGCATCGACCATCCTGACGGGGTTGTCGCCTGCGTCGGTGGAGGCTCCAACGCCATAGGCATCATGAACACCTTCCTGGACGATCCCCGGGTCTCCCTTTACGCTTACGAGGCCGGCGGGAACGGGCCCGAGTCGGGCGAGCACGCCATTCGCCTGTCGCCGGGTACAGGCCAGGTCGGCGTCTTCCAGGGAACCAAGTCCTATCTGTTGGAGGACGACCAGGGCCAGACCATGGACACCTACTCCATCTCCGCTGGCCTGGACTACGCCTCCGTGGGACCTGAACACGCCTGGCTGCACGACATGGGCCGGGTCAAGTACGACTATGCGACCGACAAGGAGGCCATGCAGGCTTTCAGCGACCTCTGCCGGACCGAGGGCATCATCCCTGCCCTGGAGTCCTCGCACGCCTTGGCCGGAGCCAGCAAGGCGGCCGCCGACCTTTTGCGCAAGGGAATCAGGAATCCTGTCATTCTGATCAACATCTCGGGCAGGGGCGACAAGGATGTGGCCACGGCGGGCAGACGGTTCGGTTACCTGTCCGAGCAGGAGGCCAGCGCTCTGGAAGCCCAGGCCGGGCACGGAAAGAGCGGTCAAACAGAAGAGGAGGCCCGCTGA
- the trpA gene encoding tryptophan synthase subunit alpha: MVNQQWQWQKAPAQPVQPKGFSSAASPVASTLQALRQQGRPAFIGYFPYGFPDVPTSLEAMRVMVKNGVDIVEIGLPYSDPVMDGPVIQAASKCAIDNGVKVEGVFDAVRQVQADGARALVMSYWNLILHHGVADFAQRMAEAGGSGLVTPDLIVDESGEWIEQSDRYGLDRVYLVSPDSTDARLQLTSRAARGFVYATSRMGVTGERTSMSNSAQNLVARVRHAGAPYVCVGIGVSTAQQASQVGAYADGVIVGSALVHCLLDDEGRPRKDRRKALEALAEVCSDLRWGISQARK, from the coding sequence ATGGTCAACCAGCAATGGCAATGGCAGAAAGCCCCCGCCCAGCCCGTCCAGCCCAAGGGGTTCAGCTCTGCGGCCAGCCCGGTGGCATCCACGCTGCAGGCCCTCCGCCAGCAAGGCAGACCCGCTTTCATCGGCTACTTCCCCTATGGATTCCCCGACGTGCCCACATCCCTGGAGGCCATGCGGGTCATGGTGAAAAACGGGGTCGACATCGTCGAGATCGGACTGCCCTACAGCGACCCGGTCATGGATGGCCCGGTCATCCAGGCGGCCAGCAAGTGCGCCATCGACAATGGTGTCAAGGTCGAAGGCGTCTTCGATGCGGTCCGACAGGTCCAGGCGGACGGTGCAAGGGCTCTGGTCATGAGCTACTGGAATCTGATTCTGCACCATGGGGTAGCGGACTTTGCTCAACGCATGGCCGAAGCCGGAGGATCCGGGCTGGTCACCCCGGATCTGATCGTCGACGAATCCGGGGAATGGATAGAGCAGTCGGACCGCTATGGCCTCGACCGGGTCTATCTGGTCTCGCCCGACTCCACCGATGCACGTCTGCAGCTCACCTCCCGAGCTGCCAGAGGCTTCGTCTACGCGACATCCCGGATGGGTGTGACCGGAGAGCGAACCAGCATGTCCAACTCGGCCCAGAACCTGGTGGCGAGAGTCAGGCATGCGGGCGCTCCTTATGTGTGCGTGGGCATCGGGGTTTCGACCGCCCAGCAGGCCTCCCAGGTCGGCGCATACGCGGACGGGGTCATCGTCGGATCGGCCCTGGTTCACTGTCTTCTGGATGACGAGGGCAGGCCGCGGAAGGACCGCAGAAAGGCACTGGAGGCCTTGGCTGAGGTTTGCTCTGATCTGCGTTGGGGCATCTCCCAGGCCAGGAAGTGA
- the lgt gene encoding prolipoprotein diacylglyceryl transferase has protein sequence MTLAYIPSPGISSFQLGPVTIRFYALTMLLAIIVAAWITARRWKKEGGRTDQILDIAICAVPAGIVGARLYHVITTPERYFGADGNPADILRIWRGGLGIWGAVLLGALAAWAWCRHKNYPTALLADSVAPALLVAQAIGRLGNWFNQELYGAPTTLPWGLKIDAAGSAIGSSEQCYDGATCPTGTLFQPTFLYEMIWNLIGAALLVWIGHKAVNILKAGSLFALYVMWYTLGRTWIEALRIDFAHEFLGVRINVWVSMTVFFLAAAAFVLIARKGKPTSLLSEKLRTITELEVRQESEARSK, from the coding sequence ATGACGCTTGCCTACATTCCATCGCCGGGAATATCCAGCTTCCAACTGGGGCCGGTCACCATCAGGTTCTATGCCCTGACCATGCTTCTGGCCATCATCGTGGCTGCCTGGATTACGGCCAGACGCTGGAAGAAGGAAGGTGGCCGGACCGATCAGATTCTGGACATCGCCATCTGCGCGGTACCGGCCGGCATCGTCGGCGCAAGGCTCTATCACGTCATCACCACACCCGAGCGGTATTTCGGGGCTGATGGCAACCCAGCGGACATTCTGCGCATCTGGCGTGGAGGCCTGGGCATCTGGGGTGCGGTCCTCCTGGGAGCCCTGGCGGCCTGGGCCTGGTGCCGCCACAAGAATTACCCGACCGCCCTGCTGGCAGACAGCGTGGCTCCTGCCCTCCTGGTGGCACAGGCCATCGGGCGGCTGGGCAACTGGTTCAATCAGGAGCTCTACGGAGCTCCCACCACACTGCCTTGGGGACTGAAGATCGATGCCGCAGGTTCCGCCATCGGCAGCAGCGAACAGTGCTATGACGGGGCCACCTGCCCGACCGGCACCCTCTTCCAACCCACATTCCTGTATGAGATGATCTGGAACCTGATTGGCGCGGCCCTTCTGGTCTGGATCGGCCACAAGGCGGTGAACATCCTCAAGGCCGGGTCCCTCTTCGCCCTCTATGTCATGTGGTACACCTTGGGGCGCACCTGGATCGAGGCCCTTCGTATCGACTTCGCCCACGAATTCCTGGGTGTCAGGATCAATGTCTGGGTGTCCATGACTGTCTTCTTCCTGGCGGCCGCGGCCTTCGTACTCATAGCGCGCAAGGGCAAGCCGACCTCCCTGCTGTCCGAAAAGCTGAGGACCATCACCGAGCTCGAGGTACGTCAGGAATCCGAGGCCCGGAGCAAGTAG
- the rpe gene encoding ribulose-phosphate 3-epimerase, protein MSIQIAPSILSADFANLERDLKAIANADMVHVDVMDHHFVPNLTLGEPVVERICQVTDLPVDVHLMIEDPDRWAPEFAKLGVASVTFHTGAVHAPVRLARQLHDMGVKACLAVRPAEPVEPIFDILDEFDMILVMTVEPGFGGQKFLDNQMPKTRHLRDQITARGLKTHIQVDGGVSPTTAPIVAEAGADVLVAGSAVYGADDPAKAIDRIRQAAQVSYKD, encoded by the coding sequence ATGAGCATTCAGATAGCACCCAGCATTCTTTCCGCCGATTTCGCCAACTTGGAGCGGGATCTCAAGGCTATTGCCAATGCCGATATGGTCCACGTGGATGTGATGGATCATCATTTTGTTCCCAACCTGACGCTTGGCGAGCCCGTGGTGGAGCGCATCTGCCAGGTGACCGATCTGCCGGTGGACGTGCATCTGATGATTGAGGACCCCGACCGCTGGGCCCCCGAATTCGCCAAGCTGGGTGTCGCCTCAGTCACCTTCCACACCGGAGCCGTCCATGCCCCGGTCCGTCTGGCCCGCCAGCTGCACGACATGGGGGTCAAGGCCTGCCTGGCTGTGCGCCCTGCCGAACCAGTGGAGCCCATCTTCGATATTCTCGATGAGTTTGACATGATTCTGGTCATGACCGTGGAGCCAGGCTTCGGCGGCCAGAAGTTCCTGGACAATCAGATGCCCAAGACCCGCCACCTGCGTGATCAGATCACCGCCCGTGGTCTTAAGACCCACATCCAGGTGGATGGCGGGGTAAGCCCCACTACGGCTCCCATCGTGGCAGAGGCTGGAGCCGATGTTCTGGTTGCGGGCTCCGCCGTCTATGGCGCTGATGACCCGGCCAAGGCCATTGACCGGATCAGACAGGCCGCGCAGGTAAGCTACAAGGACTGA
- a CDS encoding phosphoribosyl-ATP diphosphatase, producing MKTFDGLFEELTAKAKERPEGSLTVDELDKGTHFIGKKINEEAGETWIAAEYEGKERTAEEMSQLLYHIQVMMIDRGITLEDVYRYL from the coding sequence ATGAAGACCTTCGATGGGTTGTTTGAGGAGCTCACGGCCAAGGCCAAGGAGCGCCCAGAAGGGTCCTTGACAGTGGACGAACTGGACAAGGGCACGCATTTCATCGGCAAGAAAATAAATGAAGAGGCCGGGGAAACCTGGATTGCCGCCGAGTATGAGGGCAAGGAGCGGACGGCTGAGGAGATGAGCCAGCTCCTGTATCACATCCAGGTCATGATGATCGATCGGGGCATCACCCTGGAGGATGTCTACAGGTACCTGTGA
- the hisG gene encoding ATP phosphoribosyltransferase — protein sequence MLKVAVPNKGMLSQPAWRLLSESGYRLRSNDRQLVVDDLDNGIQLFYLRPNDIAVYVGLGTIDLGITGRDLLLNSGTGAVEVTQLGFGASTFRFAAPESSSIRNLQDVDGKRIATTFDRLLGDYLAGKGLKAELIHLDGAVESSVQLGVADLIADVVSTGTTLRNAGLRVFGDPILESEGILIRSPHLDPNDERLAVMSRRLEGVLTARRYVLMDYDIPVERVAMAVGITPGYESPTVSSLHDKQWAAVRAMVPRDQVNNLMDRLYEIGARAILVTALQASRM from the coding sequence GTGTTGAAGGTCGCGGTGCCCAATAAAGGCATGTTGTCCCAGCCCGCATGGAGGCTGCTGTCAGAGTCTGGCTATCGTCTGCGTTCCAACGATCGGCAGCTGGTGGTCGATGACCTTGACAACGGCATCCAGCTCTTTTACTTAAGACCCAACGACATAGCGGTTTATGTCGGTCTGGGAACCATCGATCTGGGCATCACCGGGCGCGATCTTCTGCTGAACTCGGGCACCGGGGCTGTCGAGGTCACCCAGCTGGGATTCGGCGCATCCACCTTCAGGTTCGCCGCTCCCGAATCCAGCAGTATCAGGAATCTACAGGATGTGGACGGCAAGCGGATCGCCACCACCTTCGACCGGCTTCTTGGTGATTACCTGGCCGGCAAGGGACTCAAGGCCGAATTGATCCACCTGGATGGGGCAGTGGAGTCCTCAGTCCAGCTCGGTGTGGCAGACCTGATCGCTGATGTGGTCTCCACCGGCACCACCTTGCGCAATGCCGGGCTCCGCGTCTTCGGCGATCCCATCCTGGAATCCGAGGGGATTCTCATCAGATCGCCACACCTGGATCCGAATGATGAGCGTCTGGCAGTCATGTCCCGCAGGCTGGAGGGTGTGCTGACAGCCCGCCGTTATGTGTTGATGGATTACGACATCCCGGTCGAGCGCGTTGCCATGGCTGTAGGCATCACGCCCGGTTATGAGTCGCCGACGGTCTCCTCCCTGCACGACAAGCAGTGGGCGGCCGTCAGGGCCATGGTGCCCAGGGACCAGGTGAACAACCTGATGGACAGGCTCTATGAGATTGGTGCGCGCGCCATCCTTGTAACAGCCCTCCAAGCTTCTAGAATGTAG
- a CDS encoding CDP-alcohol phosphatidyltransferase family protein: MALIDRISRSRYSPEPRSVILTVPNVISLLRILSIPLIAYLVANRHLIISLVVMLISALSDGVDGIIARRFNQVSKLGQILDPVADRLLILCSVLALSIASILPWWLLALVGARDVLMGLLVLALAQHDYGPLPVHFAGKTGTAVLMLAIPALIFADVGTSIFFRFFHLVALAAVIWGVALYWLAGLIYARQGIGLLRQDRQDPHHD; this comes from the coding sequence ATGGCACTGATCGATCGAATTTCACGCAGCAGGTACAGCCCTGAGCCGAGGTCGGTGATTCTCACCGTACCGAATGTCATCAGCCTGCTTCGTATCCTGTCCATACCCCTTATTGCCTACCTGGTGGCCAACCGACATCTGATCATTTCCCTGGTGGTCATGCTGATTTCGGCCTTGTCAGACGGTGTGGATGGGATTATTGCCCGCAGGTTCAACCAGGTCAGCAAGCTGGGCCAGATTCTGGACCCGGTGGCCGATCGCCTGCTTATTCTCTGCTCCGTCCTGGCTCTGAGCATCGCCTCCATTCTGCCCTGGTGGCTTCTGGCACTGGTCGGGGCCCGGGATGTGCTCATGGGCCTGCTTGTTCTGGCATTGGCCCAGCACGACTATGGTCCTCTGCCGGTGCATTTCGCGGGCAAGACCGGGACGGCTGTGCTCATGCTGGCCATACCTGCCCTGATTTTTGCAGACGTGGGTACCTCGATCTTCTTCCGCTTCTTCCATCTGGTGGCTCTTGCGGCTGTCATCTGGGGTGTGGCGCTCTACTGGCTGGCAGGGCTGATTTACGCACGTCAAGGCATCGGGTTGCTTCGTCAGGACCGTCAGGACCCCCACCATGACTGA
- a CDS encoding DUF881 domain-containing protein: MTEPQMTPESFPVPPDRALIHRRAAFSHSSAGLERHYVDEESSEPSQESIRRRMADESLRLIDDLTNRPMDPMFEDARLLPAERRSPLSIWVNRILVFVICVLVGLAGTGIVQVLHRDPRQKVREKLISQVEAVSKRANDLNGQISDLNGNIDTLSGQVSGQGQNSTQIADDLTNGTSKVQGQGIVITLANPIASKDVRDNADQIKLVTDQDLQWFLTKLWSAGAEAIAINGNRIGTQTSVRTAGQTILVGTASIEAPYKIEAIGDQGALSDLMSRSDLQNRLHDLKNANITVNVSKQRRLNLNAVGLPNLSYAGRSH; this comes from the coding sequence ATGACTGAACCGCAGATGACGCCTGAATCCTTCCCCGTGCCGCCCGACCGTGCACTTATTCACCGGCGGGCGGCTTTTTCGCATTCCAGTGCTGGTCTTGAACGCCACTATGTGGATGAGGAGAGCTCTGAGCCCTCCCAGGAGTCCATCCGGCGGCGCATGGCCGATGAGTCCCTGAGGCTGATTGATGATCTGACCAACCGTCCCATGGATCCCATGTTCGAGGATGCCCGCCTGTTGCCTGCCGAACGCAGATCACCGCTGAGCATCTGGGTGAACAGGATCCTGGTCTTCGTCATCTGCGTGCTGGTCGGCTTGGCTGGCACGGGAATAGTGCAGGTACTGCACAGGGACCCGCGTCAGAAGGTGCGTGAAAAGCTGATATCCCAGGTGGAGGCGGTCAGTAAGCGTGCCAACGACCTTAACGGGCAGATCTCGGACCTCAACGGCAATATCGACACGCTTTCGGGTCAAGTGAGTGGCCAAGGCCAGAACAGCACGCAAATCGCAGACGATTTGACCAACGGCACCAGCAAGGTGCAGGGCCAGGGTATCGTCATCACCCTGGCCAACCCTATTGCTTCCAAGGATGTCCGGGACAATGCCGATCAGATTAAACTGGTCACCGACCAGGACCTGCAGTGGTTTCTGACCAAGCTTTGGTCTGCGGGAGCCGAGGCCATTGCCATCAACGGCAATAGAATAGGGACACAGACTTCAGTGCGCACAGCCGGTCAGACCATCCTGGTGGGGACCGCCTCTATCGAGGCACCCTACAAGATTGAGGCCATAGGCGACCAGGGTGCCCTCTCTGATCTGATGTCTCGCAGCGATCTGCAGAACCGTCTGCACGATCTGAAGAATGCGAACATCACCGTCAATGTGAGCAAGCAACGGCGTCTGAATCTGAATGCCGTCGGTCTGCCCAATCTGTCATATGCCGGAAGGAGTCATTGA
- a CDS encoding small basic family protein, producing MSAILGLILGVVAGIFLKPDIPIVLQPYLPIMVVAALDALMGAVRSYFERSFSDRVFVVSFISNVITATLLVFLGNQLGVGSQLSTAVIVVLGIRIFSNVSAIRRFIFKG from the coding sequence ATGTCGGCAATTCTCGGCCTGATCCTGGGCGTGGTTGCGGGTATCTTCCTCAAGCCCGACATTCCCATCGTGCTGCAGCCCTACCTGCCCATCATGGTGGTGGCCGCCCTTGATGCATTGATGGGCGCGGTCCGTTCATACTTCGAGCGCAGCTTCTCGGACCGGGTCTTCGTGGTCTCCTTCATCTCCAATGTAATCACGGCCACCCTTCTGGTCTTCCTGGGCAACCAGCTGGGTGTGGGCTCCCAGCTGTCCACAGCCGTCATCGTGGTTCTGGGCATCCGCATCTTCTCCAACGTCTCCGCTATTCGGCGCTTCATTTTCAAGGGGTGA
- a CDS encoding DUF881 domain-containing protein, which yields MRHTFRKKRDEQMPKSIPPRRPGRVRAPSDDTQTGAFPVVRRRPLRTLNSNATRVRLVTSVLVALMCALLGFGYAVQVRNNQSSYQSLSEEELVRVLDETSNQVDKLEERKSQLNQQLTSIKSAADKQKEAARIAQQNEQSSGILSGRLPAQGRGVVVTVTEDSDRVDASTMFNLIEELRNAGAEVISFNDVRVVTNTYLLDTRTGLQCDHTKLQSPYVVKAIGDPDSLQNAIQIAGGVGSRIKVQFHASVSVEQSDSVKIDQVRRMQDYQYAKPVE from the coding sequence ATGAGACACACCTTCAGGAAGAAGCGCGATGAACAGATGCCCAAGAGCATTCCGCCAAGACGGCCTGGACGGGTCAGAGCTCCATCCGACGATACGCAGACCGGCGCTTTCCCGGTGGTTCGCCGGCGGCCTCTACGCACGCTCAACTCCAACGCCACCAGGGTCAGGCTGGTCACCAGCGTCCTGGTGGCCCTTATGTGCGCCCTGCTGGGCTTCGGGTACGCCGTCCAGGTGCGCAATAATCAGTCCTCCTACCAGAGCCTATCCGAGGAAGAACTGGTGCGGGTGCTGGACGAGACCAGCAACCAGGTCGACAAGCTGGAGGAGCGCAAGAGCCAGCTCAACCAGCAGCTGACCTCCATCAAGTCCGCTGCCGACAAGCAAAAGGAAGCCGCCCGCATCGCCCAGCAGAACGAGCAGAGCAGCGGCATCCTGTCCGGACGGCTGCCGGCCCAGGGCAGGGGAGTGGTGGTGACGGTCACCGAGGACAGCGACCGTGTGGATGCCTCCACCATGTTCAACCTGATCGAGGAGCTGCGCAATGCAGGGGCCGAGGTCATATCCTTCAACGATGTCCGGGTGGTCACCAATACCTATCTGTTGGATACCCGAACCGGCCTGCAGTGCGACCACACCAAGTTGCAAAGCCCCTACGTCGTGAAGGCCATCGGGGATCCGGACAGCCTGCAGAACGCCATACAGATCGCTGGGGGAGTGGGCTCGCGGATCAAGGTACAATTCCATGCATCCGTTTCCGTGGAGCAGTCCGATAGTGTCAAAATCGACCAGGTTCGACGCATGCAGGACTACCAGTATGCAAAGCCTGTAGAATAG
- a CDS encoding FHA domain-containing protein: MTEPIPTAGETTIIGMPALNIPVTSNGDRPLTKDDLETMARLPEGTALLISTRGAVSGSRYLLDEDQVSVGRDPKADILLDDSTVSRAHAIFVRTDHGFRVEDTGSLNGTYVNRERVDQADLHNGDEIMIGKFRLVYFDNRAVISKN; the protein is encoded by the coding sequence ATGACAGAACCTATTCCCACTGCGGGCGAGACGACCATCATCGGCATGCCGGCCCTGAACATTCCAGTCACCTCCAACGGTGACCGTCCACTGACCAAGGACGACCTGGAGACCATGGCCCGATTGCCTGAGGGTACAGCCCTGCTGATCTCCACCAGGGGAGCGGTGTCGGGATCCCGCTATCTGCTGGACGAGGACCAGGTCAGCGTGGGCCGCGATCCGAAGGCGGATATTCTGTTGGACGACTCAACGGTCTCCCGAGCGCACGCCATATTCGTACGGACTGATCATGGCTTCCGTGTCGAGGACACGGGCAGCCTCAACGGCACCTACGTCAACCGTGAACGTGTGGATCAGGCCGATCTGCACAACGGTGACGAGATCATGATCGGCAAATTCCGGTTGGTCTACTTCGATAATCGGGCAGTCATCTCCAAGAACTGA
- a CDS encoding MerR family transcriptional regulator produces MAEEVPTLVQGELFSPEQAEGTTRGYRGSVAAKVAGITYRQLDYWARKRIVEPSIKASHGSGSRRLYSFKDVVILAVLKRLLDAGVNLVNATSTVAYLERRTVGQLEHVTVVCDGDQVTECSGPDQVFALMQSGRAVFAISVGAIWHRMDLELQTCDHVDLTTGQLTPGLPERPIDELTAMRLRQRLEHQHEQRQRAA; encoded by the coding sequence ATGGCCGAAGAGGTGCCGACGCTGGTGCAAGGGGAACTCTTTTCACCTGAGCAGGCCGAAGGCACGACCCGTGGCTACAGGGGATCGGTCGCGGCCAAGGTGGCGGGCATCACCTATCGGCAGCTGGATTATTGGGCCCGCAAGCGGATTGTGGAACCGTCAATCAAGGCCTCGCATGGCTCGGGCTCTCGAAGGCTCTATTCCTTCAAGGATGTGGTCATCCTGGCTGTCCTCAAGCGCCTCCTGGATGCCGGCGTCAACCTGGTCAACGCAACGAGCACCGTGGCTTATCTTGAGCGTCGGACTGTCGGTCAGCTTGAGCATGTGACCGTGGTTTGCGACGGTGATCAGGTCACCGAATGCTCAGGCCCGGATCAGGTCTTCGCACTGATGCAGTCCGGGCGTGCCGTTTTTGCTATCTCTGTGGGCGCAATCTGGCATCGCATGGATCTGGAATTGCAGACCTGCGATCATGTGGATTTGACTACTGGACAGCTGACACCAGGTCTGCCTGAGCGGCCCATCGATGAGCTGACTGCCATGCGTCTGCGCCAGCGTCTGGAGCACCAGCACGAGCAGCGTCAGCGGGCCGCATGA
- a CDS encoding HAD hydrolase-like protein, which yields MSKSPRRLVLLDLDGTLTASHPGIIASVVQTFKDLGYPVPNDSELRRFIGPAVKVSLRRNGVREEDLDRGVQIYRRYYSEMASFEDPEHPGQHIPGRLLATVFDGIPEQLNRMHERGLTLAVATCKPEYQALPVCDHFGLGPLVDGVYGASKDSTRVTKDQVITYALEQLGFDAEHGDRALMVGDRWTDADGAQETGLDCLGCGWGYAEPGELESHGCYRVIDQVDQLFQAAEDYFDKDQTQH from the coding sequence ATGAGTAAATCACCGCGCCGTCTGGTTCTTCTGGACCTCGACGGCACCCTGACCGCATCACATCCAGGCATTATCGCTTCCGTAGTGCAAACTTTTAAGGATCTTGGTTATCCCGTGCCCAATGATAGCGAGCTTCGCAGATTCATCGGACCGGCCGTGAAAGTATCGTTGCGCCGCAACGGCGTCAGGGAGGAAGACCTCGACAGGGGCGTACAGATATACCGGCGCTATTACAGCGAGATGGCATCATTCGAGGATCCGGAGCATCCTGGGCAACACATCCCTGGACGCCTGCTCGCCACCGTTTTCGACGGCATCCCAGAGCAGCTGAATCGTATGCACGAGCGTGGTCTGACGTTGGCCGTGGCCACCTGCAAGCCTGAGTATCAGGCCCTGCCCGTCTGTGACCACTTCGGATTGGGGCCACTGGTAGATGGAGTCTATGGCGCCAGTAAGGACTCCACAAGGGTCACCAAGGATCAGGTCATCACCTATGCGCTGGAGCAGCTTGGTTTCGATGCCGAACACGGCGATCGGGCCCTTATGGTCGGCGATCGCTGGACTGATGCCGATGGTGCGCAGGAAACCGGTCTGGACTGTCTGGGATGCGGCTGGGGCTATGCCGAGCCCGGAGAACTTGAGTCCCACGGCTGCTACCGTGTCATCGACCAAGTCGACCAGTTGTTCCAGGCCGCCGAGGATTACTTCGACAAAGACCAGACTCAGCACTGA